In Phragmitibacter flavus, the following are encoded in one genomic region:
- the ruvA gene encoding Holliday junction branch migration protein RuvA, translating to MIAQLRGTIVEALPNQILLDVHGVGYLCLVPLSTYDKLAGKVGEVKLLTHYHVTERDHSLYGFASGEERDLFRLLIDRVSGIGPKMGLAVLSGMSVADFKDNVIRNDVTALSRISGVGKKTAERIVLELKDKVGIVSTWQEASGAGALSMGPEQEAQTDAVLALISLGYKQAEAQKAVMALVKKAGDGSAELTSDRLVRDVLRGV from the coding sequence ATGATTGCTCAACTTCGTGGCACGATTGTGGAAGCTTTGCCGAACCAGATTTTGCTGGATGTGCATGGGGTGGGTTATTTGTGTCTGGTGCCGTTGAGCACGTATGACAAGCTGGCGGGAAAGGTGGGCGAGGTGAAGTTGCTGACGCACTATCATGTGACGGAGCGGGATCATTCGTTGTATGGATTTGCGAGCGGTGAGGAGCGGGATTTGTTTCGATTGTTGATCGACCGGGTGAGCGGGATTGGTCCAAAGATGGGACTCGCGGTGCTGAGCGGGATGAGCGTGGCGGACTTCAAGGACAACGTGATTCGCAACGATGTGACGGCGCTGTCGCGGATCAGTGGTGTGGGCAAAAAGACGGCGGAGCGGATCGTTTTGGAGTTGAAGGACAAGGTGGGCATTGTGAGCACCTGGCAGGAAGCGAGCGGGGCCGGGGCTTTGTCGATGGGACCGGAACAGGAGGCGCAGACGGATGCGGTGCTGGCGCTGATCTCGTTGGGTTACAAGCAGGCGGAGGCGCAGAAGGCGGTGATGGCATTGGTGAAGAAGGCAGGGGATGGGTCGGCAGAGCTGACCTCGGACCGGCTGGTGCGCGATGTGTTGCGCGGGGTTTAG
- a CDS encoding helix-turn-helix domain-containing protein — protein sequence MMNRTALRQPILEQVPPTPQASFLCEVVKGTGYGALWHFHPEHQITLVLKSKGYRIVGDSMERLKPGDLVLVGSNLPHVWHQDETAPKSDDAVHAIVIRFLDNFMGADFMQRPELEAVRGLLRKAGRGLRVTGQTRVEAEARLLKLVECEGLARLIELLGVLELLAHSCDLTPLSSPTYQATSVQVGTQGRMHRVLQYIHANLSEEIDRDEVARRANLSEGAFSRFFKARTGRTLPQYVNELRIGRACLLLAETDRKVVEVAAECGFENLANFNRQFLKTTHKTPRDWRREFQQSSGM from the coding sequence ATGATGAACCGCACGGCGTTGCGACAGCCTATTTTAGAGCAGGTGCCTCCGACGCCGCAGGCTTCGTTTTTGTGCGAGGTGGTGAAAGGAACGGGCTATGGGGCGTTGTGGCATTTTCACCCGGAGCATCAGATCACGCTGGTATTGAAGAGCAAGGGCTACCGGATTGTGGGGGACAGCATGGAGAGGTTGAAGCCGGGGGATCTGGTGCTGGTGGGGTCGAATCTGCCGCATGTGTGGCATCAGGATGAAACGGCACCCAAATCGGACGATGCGGTGCATGCCATTGTGATCCGCTTTTTGGATAACTTCATGGGCGCGGACTTCATGCAGCGACCAGAGCTCGAGGCGGTGCGCGGTTTGCTTCGCAAGGCAGGCCGGGGGTTGAGGGTGACGGGGCAGACGCGAGTGGAAGCGGAGGCGAGGCTGCTGAAACTGGTGGAGTGCGAGGGTCTGGCGCGGTTGATTGAGTTGCTGGGGGTGTTGGAGCTACTCGCGCATTCGTGTGACTTGACGCCGCTGTCGAGTCCGACTTATCAGGCCACCAGTGTGCAGGTGGGCACGCAGGGTCGGATGCACCGGGTGTTGCAGTATATCCATGCAAATTTGTCGGAGGAGATTGATCGCGACGAGGTGGCGCGTCGGGCGAATTTGAGCGAAGGGGCGTTCAGTCGATTTTTCAAGGCTCGCACGGGTCGGACCTTGCCGCAGTATGTGAATGAGCTGCGCATTGGTCGGGCCTGTTTGCTGCTGGCGGAGACGGATCGCAAGGTGGTGGAGGTCGCGGCGGAATGCGGGTTTGAAAACCTGGCGAATTTCAACCGGCAGTTTTTGAAAACGACGCATAAAACTCCGCGCGACTGGCGGCGCGAGTTTCAGCAGAGTTCGGGGATGTGA
- a CDS encoding polysaccharide pyruvyl transferase family protein yields MSIDFPLHPTRRQFLQNSFAVALAGIPAIAAAQAQGRKPRIVLRSSWQTVNIGDIAHTPGVLALLEKHLPDAEVRLWPSSVADGVEAMLKARFPNVVIMERSQEAIKAAFEECDFLLHGSGPSLVAYRDVARWRAETGKPYGIYGITTGTVSDEPQNVLHNPGKQFTLRELFNDAQFTFFRDTVSLQKVKDAGITCPIMEFGPDGAFAVDLRNDAAAETFLKTNALEPGKFLCVIPRLRNTPYWLIKKGTVFNQEKHDRNEAMKEHDHAQLRAAIIAVTRETDLKILICPEDQTQMAIGKEMLYQPLPDDVKKKVVLRENYWLTDEALSTYVRSAGLFGNEMHSPIMCIGNGIPAIVCRWEEQTSKGFMWRDIGLGDWLFTLDNEDELPGIAPAVLAMAKDPEGSKAKALKAREVVLDRQQKTMAILKQKLPATA; encoded by the coding sequence ATCGTTCTGCGCTCCTCATGGCAAACCGTCAACATCGGCGACATCGCCCACACGCCGGGTGTGCTGGCCTTGCTCGAAAAACACCTCCCCGATGCTGAAGTTCGACTTTGGCCCAGCAGCGTTGCCGATGGCGTTGAAGCGATGCTGAAAGCGCGCTTCCCCAATGTGGTCATCATGGAACGCAGCCAGGAAGCGATCAAAGCAGCCTTCGAAGAATGCGACTTCCTCCTGCACGGCTCCGGCCCCTCATTGGTGGCCTATCGCGATGTCGCACGCTGGCGCGCCGAGACCGGCAAACCCTATGGCATCTACGGCATCACCACCGGAACCGTCAGCGACGAGCCACAAAACGTCCTGCACAATCCCGGCAAACAATTCACCCTGCGCGAGCTTTTTAACGACGCCCAGTTCACCTTTTTCCGCGACACCGTTTCGCTGCAAAAAGTCAAAGACGCCGGTATCACCTGTCCCATCATGGAATTCGGACCCGACGGTGCTTTTGCCGTGGACCTGCGCAATGACGCAGCCGCCGAAACCTTCCTCAAAACCAACGCCCTTGAACCTGGCAAGTTTCTCTGCGTCATCCCGCGCCTGCGCAACACGCCGTATTGGCTGATCAAAAAAGGAACGGTCTTCAATCAGGAAAAACACGACCGCAACGAGGCCATGAAGGAACACGATCACGCCCAACTGCGTGCCGCCATCATCGCCGTCACCCGCGAAACCGATCTTAAAATCCTCATCTGTCCCGAGGATCAAACCCAGATGGCCATCGGCAAAGAAATGCTTTACCAGCCGCTTCCCGACGACGTGAAAAAGAAGGTCGTCCTGCGCGAAAACTACTGGCTCACCGACGAAGCCCTCAGCACTTACGTGCGCAGCGCCGGATTGTTTGGCAACGAGATGCACAGTCCCATCATGTGCATCGGCAACGGCATTCCCGCCATCGTCTGCCGCTGGGAGGAACAGACCAGCAAGGGTTTCATGTGGCGCGACATCGGTCTCGGCGACTGGCTTTTCACCCTCGACAACGAGGACGAACTTCCCGGCATCGCCCCTGCCGTTCTCGCCATGGCCAAAGACCCTGAAGGCTCGAAAGCCAAAGCCCTCAAAGCCCGCGAAGTCGTCCTTGATCGCCAGCAGAAAACCATGGCCATCCTCAAGCAAAAACTTCCCGCAACGGCTTGA